Genomic segment of Veillonella parvula DSM 2008:
TATATATTTTTATAGGTTTTTGATGGATAACTTTCGAGGTTATCCACATTTTTTCTCTTTTATCCTATAAAAACTAAAAAGTCAGTATTTATCTGGTTGGAATAGACTTTTATTTTCACTTATTCACAGGTTATACACAAGTTATTCACAGGAATAATAGATTTTTCCACAGCTTTTACAGTGGTTATACACATTATTCCTAAAGTTATACACATTTATCGCAATAGTTATTCACAAGAGGCACGTTATGCAGTCATTTGATTTAAATAATATATGGGAACATATATTGCTTGAGGCGAAAAAGAATATGCAACATTTACCTGATGCATTGTATTTGCGCGTCACGTCATCGTTGATTCCCATGTCTCTCGAAAGTCATTCGATCCATATTGGGGTCATGCAAACATTTGTAAAAAACTTAATCGACCAGCAGCCGCAGATTAGCAAGGCTTTACAAGATGCGATTACCACGGTCATCGGTTCCCATCGAGATATGGTGTTATTCGATTTTAATCAAGAGAGTATAGATACTAATTTTGTTGATGAAAGTCTCATCGATACGCCAGTTGTAGCACCGCCAATGCCTTTACCACCTATAGTAGAGGAAAAGGCTCATCAAGAGGAATTTTACACACCAGTCTATCAAGATCCTGTCTATATCGACCGCGCGCCAGCGCCTGTGGATATTCCAGACGAACCAATGATAGCGACACCAAAGAAACCGACAGAAACAATGTCAACATTGCAGTCTGATAATGTTCCTGTAGACTTGTCATTATCTAATCTCAATCCGGCGTACCGTTTTGATAACTACGTAACGGGCAACGCCAACCGCATTCCTTTTGGAGCTGCTCAAAATGTAGCTGAATTTCCAGGCGGCGACTACAATCCGCTCTTTATCTACGGTCCATCTGGCCTCGGAAAAACACACTTGATGCATGCCATTGGCAATGCTATCAAGGAAAATCATCCACATATGAAGGTCATGTCCATTACGAGCGAAAACTTTATGAATATTTTCGTCGAAACATTGCAGCGCAACCAAGGTAAATTATTCCGCAACACATTCCGCAATATCGATGTTCTCATGATTGACGATATTCAGTTCCTTGAAAGCCGTGAAAGTACGAAAACTGAGCTATTTAATACATTTAATGAACTATTAAATAACAACAAACAAATCGTGCTTACCTCTGATACTATGCCAAATGATATGGAGCAGTTTGAAGATCGTCTTCGCTCTCGTTTCCAAGCTGGCTACATTGCCACAATGGAAAATCCAGATTTGGAAACGCGCATCGCCATCTTCAGATCACTGCTTGAACGTGAATATAAAAAGAACCGCATTATTCGCATCGATAATGATTCTATTAACTACGTAGCATTGCAATTTAGCGAAAACGTCCGCGTGTTGCAAGGTGCTTTCACTAAACTCATCGGTACAGCGTCCATCGATCAACGTCTAGAATCTATTGACCTAGAATACACAAAACACGCCTTGGCGGGTCTCGTTCACACAGAAGAGGTGAACATAGTTAATATTGAAAGCATCCAGAATTTTGTAAGTTCTTATTTCAATATAAAAAAGCAAG
This window contains:
- the dnaA gene encoding chromosomal replication initiator protein DnaA, producing the protein MQSFDLNNIWEHILLEAKKNMQHLPDALYLRVTSSLIPMSLESHSIHIGVMQTFVKNLIDQQPQISKALQDAITTVIGSHRDMVLFDFNQESIDTNFVDESLIDTPVVAPPMPLPPIVEEKAHQEEFYTPVYQDPVYIDRAPAPVDIPDEPMIATPKKPTETMSTLQSDNVPVDLSLSNLNPAYRFDNYVTGNANRIPFGAAQNVAEFPGGDYNPLFIYGPSGLGKTHLMHAIGNAIKENHPHMKVMSITSENFMNIFVETLQRNQGKLFRNTFRNIDVLMIDDIQFLESRESTKTELFNTFNELLNNNKQIVLTSDTMPNDMEQFEDRLRSRFQAGYIATMENPDLETRIAIFRSLLEREYKKNRIIRIDNDSINYVALQFSENVRVLQGAFTKLIGTASIDQRLESIDLEYTKHALAGLVHTEEVNIVNIESIQNFVSSYFNIKKQDLLGKKRKAQFAFPRQIAMYLCRDMINESYPQIAAAFSRDHTTILHAYDKITKEIEKNEETKRMVAEIKQKLTTCG